One genomic window of Ciona intestinalis chromosome 7, KH, whole genome shotgun sequence includes the following:
- the LOC100187073 gene encoding golgin subfamily A member 6-like protein 1, with amino-acid sequence MFVLFKQCGNISTNILPYLLFSRLKKGDMARRNTKHGWTDTQVFTYPLPPNKTQLFTKYRYVERPHTAAVTYLEKMLTKTSLTTQKVTHQDIENFGNNVYKNKVKMYEQEKHEAVERAVEETKREAKLQAEKVLAAALDKANVEKETALEKQKNYYEEIKKRIIFGRDCLEKERTKQLVVKMKKEKELALKEQWEKAERIKKETVVEALKEQKRVLRAESALERETAIARALSVARGKFDQKIEEEVEKVREECWLVGKEQLNRSKIIHKHEIERLHERIAVLTQESKKVEKKRDLAQRDFINIESDYSHFLDFTTPVSCHSDYLITPRKLKHGMAESRQEQQTQTNLIALDQKTQSVQTNVQILARR; translated from the exons atgtttgttttatttaaacaatgtggCAATATATCTACTAATATTTTACCGTATTTGCTCTTTTCTAGATTAAAAAAGGGTGACATGGCGCGTAGAAACACTAAACATGGTTGGACAGACACTCAAGTTTTCACATACCCTTTGCCGCCAAATAAAACTCAACTTTTCACCAAGTACAGGTACGTGGAGAGACCACACACTGCAGCAGTTACATATCTTGAAAAAATGCTGACAAAAACATCACTGACGACGCAGAAAGTTACCCACCAAGACATTgaaa ACTTTGGAAACAATGTTTACaagaataaagttaaaatgtatgAACAAGAAAAACATGAAGCTGTTGAAAGAGCAGTAGAAGAAACTAAACGTGAAGCAAAACTACAAGCTGAAAAG GTATTAGCAGCAGCGTTAGACAAAGCAAACGTTGAAAAAGAAACCGCGCttgaaaagcaaaaaaattattacgaGGAAATAAAGAAAAGGATCATATTTGGACGAGACTGTCTTGAAAAAGAAAGAACCAAACAGCTTGTGGTAAAGatgaaaaaggaaaaagaaTTGGCGTTAAAGGAACAATGGGAAAAAGCTGAAAG GATAAAGAAAGAAACAGTAGTGGAAGCTCTAAAGGAGCAGAAACGAGTCCTGAGAGCAGAATCTGCTCTTGAGCGAGAAACTGCCATCGCGAGAGCTTTGTCGGTTGCTCGAGGAAAGTTCGATCAAAAGATTGAAGAAGAGGTTGAAAAAGTTCGAGAGGAATGTTGGTTGGTTGGGAAGGAGCAACTGAATCGAAGCAAAATTATTCACAAACATGAAATTGAAAGATTGCATGAAAG GATTGCAGTTTTAACCCAAGAATCGAAGAAAGTTGAAAAGAAGCGTGACCTTGCACAGAGGGATTTCATCAACATTGAAAGTGATTATTCACATTTCCTTGACTTCACCACACCAGTGAGTTGCCACTCAGATTATCTTATCACCCCACGCAAGTTAAAACATGGGATGGCAGAAAGCAGGCAGGAACAACAAACGCAAACAAACTTAATCGCATTGGACCAAAAGACACAGTCAGTGCAAACCAATGTTCAAATCTTGGCAAGAAGATAA
- the LOC100176856 gene encoding pre-mRNA-processing factor 6 has product MSDITGVIQQQKKKKPWLGQAAPPGYVPGLGRGATGFTTRSDIGPARDVSDPTDDRHAPPGLRTVGDQLKASRKTEDEEEDLNDANYDEFTGYAGNLFSSGPYEKDDEEADAVYESVDRKMDERRKQYRERREREELERFREERPKIQQMFSDLKRKLSVISEDDWSNIPAVGDARNKRQRNPQLEKITPVPDSLFTRGLAQSATVNTLDARQQQYGGINTPFPSGLNTPFPGTATPGWSTPAGELDMRKIGQARNTLMDMRLSQVSDSVSGQTVVDPKGYLTDLHSMLPQYGGDVADIKKARLLLKSVRETNPKHPPAWIASARLEEVTGKLQVARNIIMKGTEMCPKSEDVWLEAARLQPSDVSKAVCASAIVQLPLSVKIWIRAASLETDDKAKKRVYRKALENVPNSVRLWKVAVELEDTDDARIMLSRAVECCPHSTELWLALAKLESYQNARKVLNKAREHIPTDRHIWITAAKLEEAHDNHKMVNKIIERSITSLKANMVDINREQWIKDAEDTEKSGSIVTCQSIVRNVIGIGVEEEDRKHTWMNDAESSISHGAYECARAMYAHALNLLPSKKSIWLRAAYLEKNHGTRDSLETLLQKAVAHCPKAEVLWLMGAKSKWMANDISAARSILALAFQANPNSEDIWLAAVKLESENNEHDRARKLLAKARANACTARVMMKSIKLEWCLNLLDDARSLLDEATNKYPDFAKLWMMKGQIFEQVGEIQSAREAYTAGLGKCPRAIPLWILLSKLEQKKGTLTKARAVLEKARLKNPNCPELWLASIRLEWKSDIKNIASSLMARALQECPSSGLLWSEAIFIEARPQRKTKSVDALKKCEHDSHVLLAVARLFWSERKLTKAREWFLRTVKIDQDFGDAWAFFYRFELAHGNEEKQNEVLKRCVNAEPRHGQLWQSVSKDIANWKLKTMELLPIVSAKVPVVF; this is encoded by the exons TTCACGGGTTACGCTGGGAACCTTTTTTCCTCCGGACCTTACGAGAAAGATGACGAGGAAGCGGATGCTGTTTATGAGAGCGTGGATCGGAAGATGGATGAACGGAGGAAGCAATATCGGGAGAGGAGGGAGAGGGAGGAGCTGGAGAGGTTCAGGGAAGAGAGACCGAAGATTCAACAAATGTTTTCCGATTTAAAGAGGAAGTTGAGTGTG ATATCCGAAGATGATTGGTCAAACATACCTGCGGTCGGTGATGCACGAAACAAGCGACAACGTAACCCCCAACTAGAGAAGATAACCCCCGTGCCTGATTCATTGTTCACTAGAGGTTTGGCACAAAGTGCTACAGTCAATACACTGGATGCAAG ACAACAGCAATACGGTGGCATCAACACTCCATTTCCATCTGGCTTAAACACTCCCTTCCCTGGCACAGCTACCCCAGGTTGGTCAACTCCTGCTGGTGAACTTGACATGAGAAAGATTGGCCAAGCTAGAAACACACTTATGGACATGAGGTTGAGCCAG GTATCTGACTCAGTAAGCGGCCAAACAGTAGTTGACCCCAAGGGTTACCTCACGGATCTTCACTCCATGTTACCCCAATATGGTGGGGATGTTGCCGATATTAAGAAGGCGAGGTTATTGTTGAAATCGGTTCGTGAAACCAACCCTAAGCACCCCCCTGCGTGGATTGCTTCGGCTAGACTGGAGGAAGTAACAGGGAAGTTACAAGTTGCGAGGAATATTATCATGAAAGGGACGGAGATGTGTCCTAAG aGTGAAGACGTTTGGTTGGAAGCAGCGAGGCTACAACCCAGTGATGTTTCAAAAGCTGTGTGTGCTAGCGCCATCGTGCAGTTGCCGTTATCAGTGAAGATATGGATACGAGCTGCATCGCTCGAAACTGATGATAAAGCTAAGAAGAGAGTTTATAGAAAAG CGCTTGAAAATGTTCCAAACTCGGTTCGTTTATGGAAAGTAGCCGTGGAGTTGGAAGATACAGATGACGCTCGTATAATGTTATCGAGGGCAGTTGAATGTTGTCCACATAGTACTGAATTGTGGTTGGCTCTTGCTAAGCTTGAATCATATCAGAATGCTAGAAAG gtattaaacaaagcacGTGAACACATTCCCACCGACCGACACATTTGGATAACAGCAGCCAAACTAGAGGAGGCGCACGACAACCATAAGATGGTGAACAAAATTATTGAAAGATCAATAACTTCACTCAAAGCTAATATGGTGGATATTAACAG agAACAGTGGATAAAAGATGCAGAAGACACAGAAAAGTCGGGAAGTATCGTGACTTGTCAAAGTATAGTGAGGAATGTAATTG GTATAGGAGTGGAGGAGGAAGATAGGAAACATACATGGATGAATGATGCTGAAAGTTCAATCTCACATGGTGCATATGAGTGTGCGCGTGCTATGTATGCTCATGCTCTTAACTTACTTCCAAG CAAAAAGAGCATCTGGCTACGAGCTGCATACTTAGAGAAGAACCACGGCACTCGTGACTCGCTTGAAACTTTGCTACAGAAAGCTGTGGCTCATTGTCCTAAAGCTGAAGTCCTCTGGTTGATGGGAGCCAAGTCTAAATGGATGGCTAATGATATCTCAGCTGCCAG ATCCATTCTTGCCCTTGCTTTCCAAGCCAACCCGAACTCTGAAGACATCTGGCTTGCTGCTGTTAAGTTGGAATCGGAGAATAATGAACACGATCGAGCGAGGAAACTTCTTGCGAAAGCTCGTGCTAATGCTTGTACTGCACGTGTTATGATGAAG TCAATCAAACTTGAATGGTGTTTGAACCTACTTGATGATGCCCGATCATTACTTGATGAAGCCACGAATAAATATCCCGACTTTGCTAAACTATGGATGATGAAAGGTCAGATTTTCGAACAAGTTGGTGAAATTCAATCGGCGAGGGAAGCTTATACTGCG GGTTTGGGAAAATGTCCACGTGCCATTCCATTATGGATTCTATTGAGCAAGCTTGAACAAAAGAAGGGAACGTTAACAAAGGCAAGAGCAGTGCTTGAGAAAGCTCGACTTAAGAACCCAAACTGCCCAGAACTCTG GTTAGCATCTATAAGGTTAGAATGGAAGTCGGACATAAAGAACATCGCAAGTAGTTTGATGGCACGCGCGTTGCAAGAATGTCCATCGTCGGGACTTCTATGGTCCGAAGCAATATTCATTGAGGCGCGACCACAGCGTAAAACGAAGAGCGTTGATGCGTTAAAGAAATGCGAACACGACTCGCATGTTTTGCTCGCTGTTGCAAG ATTATTCTGGAGCGAGCGCAAACTGACAAAAGCCCGCGAATGGTTTTTAAGGACGGTTAAAATTGACCAAGACTTTGGAGACGCTTGGGCTTTCTTCTATCGGTTTGAACTCGCACATGGGAATGAA GAAAAACAGAACGAAGTTTTAAAGAGATGCGTCAACGCTGAACCAAGACACGGACAACTCTGGCAATCTGTTTCTAAAGATATCGCAAACTGGAAACTTAAAACAATGGAATTACTTCCGATCGTAAGCGCTAAGGTCCCGGTGGTTTTCTGA